A stretch of DNA from Flavobacteriaceae bacterium MAR_2009_75:
TTGAGCTTAGTGCCCTAGATTATCTGTTAAAGCCAATTACATTTGAACGTTTTCTAGCAGCAGTTAGTAAAGCAAAGTATATTAAGGAAAAAAATTATGGACAAGAGTCGATTGAAGGTTCAATTACCGTAAAGTCAGGCTATGATTTACATAAATTGAAGTATGATGATATTCTTTTTGTTGAAAGTGATAGTGAGTATGTTCATTACCATTTAGCAGATAAAAAAATAATGAGTCACCAGTCTTTGAAAAAGTTGATGGAGGTTTTACCCAATGGGCAATTTATGCGCGTGCACCGTTCCTACATTGTCAACCGCAAACAAGTTACCGCCCTAAAGGGTAAAGATATTTTTATAGGTAACAACGAGATACCGGTAAGTGCCCAATATTTCGAGGATGTTAAACTCGAGTTGTTCTAATTCTTATCTCGAATCAATTTAATGGAGGGGAGAAATGCCTTTTGCGGATTTTCTTTGGTAAGCAAATCGATCTCTTTTGGAGTGAAACCAAGAGCTATAAGTTCAGGAATCAGAAATTTTACGATGGCATCAAAACTTCGAATGGTACCACCTGCAGGAAATCCGTTACCATCGTGAGAAAGCAACAGTTGGTCAAGTAGCTGTTTTTTCTTGAAATTTTGAATACGTTGGGCGTAATTCTTATAATTGGTTTCATTAACACCATCCAGAGATATCCAAACTCCTTTTTTAGCGGCATCTAATAACGGCTTGTCTTCTGTGACTTTATTGGCGTGCACCCAAATCCAAGCACTAGGGTGTACATCGTTATGTTCTAACAAACGCATTTCTGACTTAGCGGCTTCGATATTTTCACCGGTATGTACGGCCAGGGTGAGTCCTGTTTTTAGGTGTGTAAGTACTCCCGCCTCAAACAACTTTAAGTCGATTTCAGATGGATTTCCACTATCAAAAGCCAACTTAATAAAGCCAGGTCTGATAGATGTGCCTTCGATTCCGTTTTCAAACTCATCGATCCATATATCGGCAATATCTGAAGCCTGTTTCCTGTAGGCCAGTTGAGGTATATATTTATCATTTGCACCTCCGTAAAAACCGGTATTGGTTATAATGTTGATATCGGTTTGTTCTGAAATTTTCTTTAGCAAGTCAATTCGACGACCAAAATAGGCAGTAGTGCAATCAAAAATGGCGTCGACACCTAGTGACTTCAATTGCTTTAGATAGGGTAGAACCTGCTTGAACAATACCTCTTCATCATACACTGAAGTTGAATCTTGCGGTTTACCAAAATTCGACATCACATGTTCGTGGGGCAACGAAAAGCCAAGTTCAGAAACTTCAATGGGGCCTCTTACGGTCTCCATAGTTTCTTGTTGCGAAAAACACGTGGCCCATGGCAAGAACAACAGAATAAATACCCAGAAAAGATTGCTATTATTCATGGTCTATGCCATTTGTACTTCTTTCTTTTTGTCTTCGATTTCGGTAGCGATTTCGTCCCAGAGCGCAATTCTAAACTTAAGCGCATTTTTAGCGGCATCCAAGGCTTCGAACCAGTTTAATTCACTGGTGCCACATAGCT
This window harbors:
- a CDS encoding phosphotriesterase-related protein yields the protein MNNSNLFWVFILLFLPWATCFSQQETMETVRGPIEVSELGFSLPHEHVMSNFGKPQDSTSVYDEEVLFKQVLPYLKQLKSLGVDAIFDCTTAYFGRRIDLLKKISEQTDINIITNTGFYGGANDKYIPQLAYRKQASDIADIWIDEFENGIEGTSIRPGFIKLAFDSGNPSEIDLKLFEAGVLTHLKTGLTLAVHTGENIEAAKSEMRLLEHNDVHPSAWIWVHANKVTEDKPLLDAAKKGVWISLDGVNETNYKNYAQRIQNFKKKQLLDQLLLSHDGNGFPAGGTIRSFDAIVKFLIPELIALGFTPKEIDLLTKENPQKAFLPSIKLIRDKN
- a CDS encoding LytTR family two component transcriptional regulator, translated to MEPIKCIIVDDEELARSLIKNYIERLDFLTLVAELANPLDALPLLKKKEVGLLFLDIQMPEIKGTDFAKLVPKNTQIIFTTAYSEYAIEGFELSALDYLLKPITFERFLAAVSKAKYIKEKNYGQESIEGSITVKSGYDLHKLKYDDILFVESDSEYVHYHLADKKIMSHQSLKKLMEVLPNGQFMRVHRSYIVNRKQVTALKGKDIFIGNNEIPVSAQYFEDVKLELF